The Bernardetia litoralis DSM 6794 genome includes a window with the following:
- a CDS encoding ADP-ribosylglycohydrolase family protein: MIQKIKDTFFGFAVGDALGVPVEFRSREDIAKNPVTDMREFGTHHQPKGTWSDDSSLAFCLAESLATPINSTKKAIYDINDIANNFVKWKYENFWTPHGRVFDIGIATTDAIKRLKKGENPLLAGGIDEYSNGNGSLMRILPLIFYKGYLFEDSIKRRFELVSEVSSITHMHFRSVFSCFIYTEFARILLEQTQKKEKQDKFLAYQKLQVLITDFATEFDFNKTEITLFDRILKNNITTFEEETIKSSGYVLHTLEASFWCFMKYDSYSESVLKSVNLGEDTDTTGCVTGGIAGLFYGMNTENNEKGIPKEWLEVIVKKEDVNNLCERLYDLNF, from the coding sequence ATGATACAAAAAATAAAAGATACTTTTTTCGGTTTTGCTGTTGGTGATGCTTTGGGTGTTCCTGTTGAGTTCCGAAGTAGAGAAGATATTGCAAAAAATCCAGTAACAGATATGAGAGAGTTTGGAACGCATCATCAACCAAAAGGAACGTGGTCAGATGATAGTTCTTTGGCTTTTTGTTTGGCTGAAAGTCTTGCAACTCCTATAAATTCAACTAAAAAAGCAATTTATGATATAAATGATATTGCAAATAATTTTGTAAAATGGAAGTATGAAAATTTTTGGACTCCACACGGAAGAGTTTTTGATATTGGAATTGCTACGACAGATGCCATAAAAAGACTGAAAAAAGGCGAAAATCCACTTTTAGCAGGAGGAATAGATGAATATTCGAATGGAAATGGTTCTTTGATGCGAATTTTGCCACTCATTTTTTATAAAGGATATTTATTTGAAGATTCTATTAAAAGGCGTTTCGAATTAGTTTCAGAAGTTTCTTCAATTACACACATGCATTTTCGCTCTGTTTTTTCTTGTTTTATTTATACTGAATTTGCTAGAATTTTGTTAGAACAAACCCAAAAAAAAGAGAAGCAAGATAAATTTTTAGCTTATCAAAAATTACAAGTTTTGATTACTGATTTTGCAACAGAATTTGATTTTAACAAAACTGAAATAACTCTTTTTGATAGAATTTTGAAAAATAACATTACTACTTTTGAAGAAGAAACTATCAAATCTTCTGGTTATGTTTTACATACTTTGGAAGCTAGTTTTTGGTGTTTTATGAAGTATGATTCCTATTCTGAAAGTGTTTTGAAATCTGTAAATTTGGGAGAAGATACAGATACAACAGGCTGCGTAACAGGTGGAATTGCAGGGCTTTTTTATGGAATGAATACAGAAAATAATGAAAAAGGAATTCCTAAAGAATGGTTAGAAGTAATTGTAAAGAAGGAAGATGTAAATAATTTGTGTGAAAGGTTGTATGATTTGAATTTTTGA
- a CDS encoding HupE/UreJ family protein yields MNEFFTFMGMGIEHILQFPDGYDHLLFILALSAIYTFSEWKKVLLLVTAFTIGHSITLLLTISGISPIPSSVIEWLIPLTIIIVCILNFITKIKDENNQNSKKINSSIMVRRYSIALVFGLIHGLGFANYLRQMLPDSLLNPLLGFNVGLEIAQILVVLIGLGIGFVVMKYLDFTKNRWKIILSAIVLVFALHLFVMQTLALFE; encoded by the coding sequence ATGAATGAATTTTTCACTTTTATGGGAATGGGAATTGAACATATTCTTCAATTTCCAGATGGCTACGACCACTTACTTTTTATTTTGGCATTGAGTGCAATTTATACTTTTTCTGAATGGAAAAAAGTTTTATTACTTGTTACAGCTTTTACGATTGGGCATTCGATTACTTTGCTTTTGACTATTTCGGGCATTTCGCCTATTCCTAGTTCTGTCATTGAATGGTTGATTCCTTTGACGATAATTATTGTTTGTATTCTGAATTTTATTACAAAAATAAAAGATGAAAACAATCAAAATTCTAAAAAAATAAATTCTTCTATAATGGTTCGTCGTTATAGTATTGCTTTAGTCTTTGGATTGATACACGGTTTGGGTTTTGCAAATTATTTGCGCCAAATGTTACCTGATTCTTTGTTAAATCCTCTTTTGGGTTTTAATGTTGGTTTAGAAATCGCTCAAATTTTAGTTGTTTTGATTGGTTTAGGTATTGGTTTTGTAGTTATGAAATACCTTGATTTTACAAAAAACCGTTGGAAAATAATTCTTTCTGCTATTGTTTTGGTTTTTGCTTTGCATCTTTTTGTAATGCAAACATTGGCTCTTTTTGAATGA
- a CDS encoding GNAT family N-acetyltransferase: protein MHKIRCYQKEDKEELIKLIQLNIPTYFEESEENDFAEYLEKYKEDYFVIKDKSTNQIVGCGGINYFFDESIPLARISWDIIHPNFQGQGIGKQLLLHRINHIKNKGIKLIVVRTSQLAYKFYQKAGFELEKTEKDFWAKGFDLYQMKMNL, encoded by the coding sequence ATGCACAAAATTAGATGTTACCAAAAAGAAGACAAAGAAGAACTAATAAAATTAATCCAGCTTAATATTCCTACTTATTTTGAAGAGTCAGAAGAAAATGATTTTGCAGAATATTTAGAAAAATATAAAGAAGATTATTTTGTAATAAAAGACAAATCTACAAATCAAATTGTTGGTTGTGGTGGAATTAACTATTTTTTTGATGAATCAATTCCATTAGCTCGTATTTCGTGGGATATTATTCACCCAAATTTTCAAGGACAAGGCATCGGAAAACAACTTCTTTTACATCGAATAAATCATATTAAGAATAAAGGAATCAAACTTATTGTAGTCAGGACAAGTCAATTAGCCTATAAATTTTATCAAAAAGCAGGTTTTGAGTTAGAAAAAACGGAGAAGGATTTTTGGGCAAAAGGGTTTGATTTGTATCAAATGAAAATGAATTTGTGA
- a CDS encoding tetratricopeptide repeat protein, with product MKSNSQSKNQSKTASDTTDSAESEIPAKHNNAPTKQKNKVHSFTRGIYFLLILSGFLFMASSCKPSVKKYTENARQLMLDGKFEEALPILNTAIKKNSSSHEAYNMRGAAYLELDRFDKAKEDLDKAIKLHKKDYRYFYNRAKAKKILEEYEAAVEDYNKAIALNEHVADMYLERGELFLTLQKGNESIQDLDKAVMLNASEKMAYYNRAEAHYLLKELKEAITDLEKCVHLDETFGKGHYRLAQIALEINQNQANKDICLHLKSAISGGCPEAEALINQVCR from the coding sequence ATGAAATCAAATAGCCAATCAAAGAATCAATCAAAAACGGCATCTGATACTACAGATTCTGCTGAAAGTGAAATTCCAGCCAAACATAATAATGCACCTACAAAACAGAAAAATAAAGTTCATTCTTTTACTAGAGGAATTTATTTTCTTCTCATTTTGAGTGGGTTTTTATTTATGGCATCTTCTTGTAAACCTTCTGTCAAAAAATATACAGAAAATGCACGTCAGTTGATGTTAGATGGTAAGTTTGAAGAAGCTCTTCCTATTTTAAATACAGCAATTAAGAAAAATTCTAGTAGCCATGAAGCCTATAATATGCGTGGTGCTGCCTATTTAGAATTGGATAGATTTGATAAAGCAAAAGAAGATTTGGACAAAGCTATTAAACTTCATAAAAAAGACTATCGGTATTTTTACAACCGAGCAAAAGCAAAAAAAATACTTGAAGAGTATGAAGCTGCCGTTGAAGATTATAATAAAGCCATCGCACTAAATGAGCATGTTGCAGATATGTATTTAGAAAGAGGAGAACTTTTTTTGACCTTACAAAAAGGAAATGAATCAATACAAGATTTGGATAAAGCTGTTATGCTCAATGCTTCCGAAAAAATGGCATATTACAATCGTGCAGAAGCTCATTATTTACTTAAAGAACTAAAAGAAGCCATTACAGACTTAGAAAAATGTGTACATTTAGATGAAACATTTGGAAAAGGACATTATCGTTTGGCTCAAATAGCACTAGAAATAAATCAAAATCAAGCAAATAAAGATATTTGTCTGCATCTTAAATCAGCCATTAGTGGGGGTTGTCCAGAAGCTGAGGCATTGATAAATCAAGTGTGTAGGTAA
- a CDS encoding AAA family ATPase: MHNTNRNSNSNDRRVKNMSEGNNQLQKGKMNQETNPYLGKYNVFGDGYFSEDYYLLNRHNQKLIDFNVRDYFESNQLVSLNQFLKIIEENNYNSVSMYRRNTTYNKKESRYSIDWYLLLDDESIIINITYDAVQKLDDVIFRFDMITAIENTPIEKLEKLFELATKCIIETKESDKRYINIVGNTPRIGLTLRKHQIKPPAIPDLDLYYGDKFEEKHDVLVTEINKKNNSGLFIFHGVTGSGKTNYIRYLISKAKPEIEFIFYPITLLREITSPDLITFLSDYQDAVLIIEESEDSVQARDLFNTDKSSIANLLNVSDGLLSDVLNLKIICTFNTDIKNLDKALLREGRLSGIHRFEALPIENANKIAKLNNIEREFKEPATLAQIYNVPLNEDFSDFSVRQKKIGFGK; the protein is encoded by the coding sequence ATGCACAACACCAACAGAAATAGTAATTCAAATGATCGTAGAGTAAAAAATATGTCAGAAGGAAATAATCAATTACAAAAAGGCAAAATGAACCAAGAAACGAATCCTTATTTAGGAAAATATAATGTATTTGGTGATGGATATTTTAGTGAAGATTATTATTTATTGAATCGTCATAATCAAAAACTAATTGATTTTAATGTTCGTGATTATTTTGAAAGTAATCAGCTTGTTTCTCTCAATCAATTTCTAAAAATTATAGAAGAGAATAACTATAATTCTGTTTCTATGTATCGACGTAACACCACTTACAACAAAAAAGAAAGTCGTTATTCGATAGATTGGTATTTGCTCTTAGATGATGAATCTATTATCATAAATATTACTTATGATGCTGTTCAGAAATTAGACGATGTTATTTTTAGGTTTGATATGATAACAGCTATTGAAAATACACCAATAGAAAAATTAGAAAAATTATTTGAGTTAGCTACAAAATGTATTATAGAAACTAAGGAAAGCGACAAACGCTATATTAATATTGTTGGAAATACGCCACGAATAGGGCTTACACTACGCAAACATCAAATAAAACCTCCTGCAATTCCTGATTTGGATTTGTATTATGGAGACAAATTTGAAGAGAAACATGATGTTCTAGTTACTGAAATAAACAAAAAAAATAACTCAGGACTTTTTATTTTTCATGGAGTAACAGGAAGTGGAAAGACAAATTATATTCGTTATTTAATTAGTAAAGCAAAGCCAGAAATAGAATTTATTTTTTATCCAATTACACTTTTAAGAGAAATTACAAGCCCAGATTTAATTACATTTTTATCAGATTATCAAGATGCTGTTTTGATAATTGAAGAGTCAGAAGACTCTGTACAAGCTCGTGATTTGTTTAATACTGATAAAAGTTCGATTGCAAATCTTTTGAATGTTTCGGATGGACTTTTATCTGATGTCTTGAATCTCAAAATTATTTGTACATTCAATACAGATATTAAAAATTTGGATAAAGCACTTTTACGTGAAGGTCGTTTATCAGGAATCCATCGTTTTGAAGCTCTTCCTATTGAAAATGCTAATAAAATTGCAAAACTAAATAATATCGAAAGAGAATTTAAAGAGCCAGCAACTCTTGCACAAATTTATAATGTTCCTTTAAATGAAGATTTTTCTGATTTTTCAGTGCGTCAGAAAAAAATTGGCTTTGGAAAATAA
- a CDS encoding M20/M25/M40 family metallo-hydrolase: MKESNINFDLLKQMCNVFAPTGNEAPMKEFVLNYIKENQKNWKVQPQIIEGDDFQDCLILVFGKPRTAAFAHFDSIGFMARYDNHLVRIGSPKYENGYKLVGKDSKGEIEGTLKVKYENEDNKDKKSKKNKKKKRGSRQHRKPLGAVKLQLDFDRTVDVGTEFVFKQDFVETKKYVQSCYMDDRLGCWNLLKTAETLENGIIAFSCYEEIGGGTMPFLLKWIWENHRIKQCLISDITWITEGVKHGEGVAISMRDRNIPRRSFLNKIIDLVKESGVKYQLEVENDGGSDAKEIQSSAYPMDWCFIGAAEAGVHSPKEKVHKDDIKAMTDVYAYLMEKL, translated from the coding sequence ATGAAAGAATCAAACATAAATTTTGACCTTTTAAAACAAATGTGTAATGTCTTTGCTCCAACAGGAAATGAAGCACCTATGAAAGAATTTGTTTTAAATTATATAAAAGAAAATCAAAAAAATTGGAAAGTTCAGCCTCAAATTATTGAAGGAGATGATTTTCAAGATTGCTTGATACTTGTTTTTGGGAAGCCCAGAACGGCTGCTTTTGCTCATTTTGATTCAATCGGTTTTATGGCTCGCTATGATAATCATTTGGTCAGAATTGGTTCTCCAAAATATGAAAATGGTTATAAATTAGTAGGAAAAGATTCAAAAGGAGAAATTGAAGGTACTTTGAAAGTAAAGTATGAAAACGAAGATAACAAAGACAAGAAAAGCAAAAAAAATAAAAAGAAAAAAAGAGGCTCAAGACAACACCGTAAGCCATTAGGAGCAGTAAAACTACAATTAGATTTTGATAGAACTGTTGATGTAGGAACTGAATTTGTTTTCAAACAAGATTTTGTAGAAACAAAGAAATATGTGCAATCTTGTTACATGGACGACCGTTTGGGCTGTTGGAATTTATTAAAAACTGCCGAAACATTAGAAAATGGAATCATTGCTTTTTCATGTTATGAAGAAATTGGAGGAGGAACAATGCCATTTTTACTGAAATGGATTTGGGAAAACCATAGAATCAAACAATGTTTAATTTCTGATATTACGTGGATAACTGAAGGCGTAAAACATGGAGAAGGTGTAGCCATTTCGATGCGTGACAGAAATATTCCAAGAAGAAGTTTCTTGAATAAAATTATTGATTTAGTCAAAGAATCAGGTGTAAAATATCAGTTAGAAGTCGAGAACGATGGGGGAAGTGATGCAAAAGAAATTCAATCTTCTGCTTATCCAATGGATTGGTGTTTTATTGGTGCTGCCGAAGCTGGCGTTCATTCGCCCAAAGAAAAAGTGCATAAAGATGACATAAAAGCAATGACAGATGTATATGCCTATTTGATGGAAAAACTATAA